A genomic segment from Pseudomonas sessilinigenes encodes:
- a CDS encoding DUF721 domain-containing protein, producing the protein MAFRPLAARPPAVLLREAKPLKAILGHAQRLAHLQRLLESQLQPAAREHCHVASWREGSLLLIVTDGHWATRLRYQQKRLQRQLQEFEEFARLTRILFKVQPPTVQRSATGHTLDLSNSAAQTIQATAEGITDPKLRAALERLASHAKQRD; encoded by the coding sequence ATGGCATTTCGCCCCCTCGCGGCGCGCCCGCCCGCCGTCCTTCTGCGCGAAGCCAAGCCCCTGAAAGCCATACTGGGCCACGCCCAGCGCCTGGCACACCTGCAGCGCCTACTGGAAAGCCAACTCCAGCCGGCTGCTCGTGAACATTGCCATGTGGCCTCCTGGCGTGAAGGCAGCCTGCTGTTGATCGTCACCGACGGTCATTGGGCCACTCGCCTGCGCTACCAGCAAAAGCGCTTGCAACGCCAATTGCAGGAGTTCGAAGAGTTCGCCCGCCTGACACGCATCCTGTTCAAGGTCCAGCCTCCCACCGTCCAACGTAGTGCGACCGGACACACCCTGGATCTGTCGAACAGCGCGGCGCAAACCATCCAGGCCACAGCCGAGGGCATTACCGACCCCAAGCTGCGCGCCGCCCTGGAG